The following are encoded in a window of Scophthalmus maximus strain ysfricsl-2021 chromosome 2, ASM2237912v1, whole genome shotgun sequence genomic DNA:
- the drap1 gene encoding dr1-associated corepressor isoform X1 has protein sequence MPSKKKKYNARFPPARIKKIMQTDEEIGKVAAAVPVIISRALELFLESLLTKACEVTQSRNAKTMTTSHLKQCIELEQQFDFLKDLVATVPDMQAEGEENNTEGGGEKVSRRGRKPGSGRKNGGGGSKGKDKKLSGTESEQEDDSEDSETEGDEEDGSQSSTNLQAAAKFHSSSAPPNYMHTGNTVSMGSMAPAQPQGGMAFAPHPSMMSAAPPPSAPAPHKTEEDDDEDYDS, from the exons GCGAGGATTAAGAAGATTATGCAGACAGATGAAGAAATCGGCAAAGTGGCTGCAGCAGTACCTGTTATTATTT CGCGAGCCCTGGAGCTTTTTTTGGAATCGTTGCTGACAAAGGCCTGTGAAGTCACCCAGTCAAGGAATGCAAAGACGATGACGACGTCACATCT aaaACAGTGTATTGAACTGGAGCAACAGTTTGATTTCTTAAAAGACCTGGTGGCAACAGTGCCAGACATGCAGGCCGAGGGGGAAGAGAACAACaccgaggggggaggagagaaagtctcccgcag GGGTCGAAAACCAGGATCTGGACGCAAGAATGGAGGTGGCGGCTCCAAAGGCAAGGACAAGAAGTTGTCTGGCACCGAGTCAGAGCAAGAG GACGACTCCGAAGACAGCGAGACGGaaggggacgaggaggacggcTCTCAGTCGAGCACAAATCTACAGGCTGCGGCCAAGTTCCACAG CTCAAGCGCGCCCCCCAACTACATGCACACGGGTAACACAGTTTCAATGGGCAGCATGGCTCCAGCACAGCCACAGGGCGGCATGGCCTttgccccccacccctccatgATGAGCgctgcacctcctccatcaGCCCCTGCGCCGCACAAAACCGAGGAGGACGACGATGAAGACTATGACTCTTAG
- the drap1 gene encoding dr1-associated corepressor isoform X2, which translates to MQTDEEIGKVAAAVPVIISRALELFLESLLTKACEVTQSRNAKTMTTSHLKQCIELEQQFDFLKDLVATVPDMQAEGEENNTEGGGEKVSRRGRKPGSGRKNGGGGSKGKDKKLSGTESEQEDDSEDSETEGDEEDGSQSSTNLQAAAKFHSSSAPPNYMHTGNTVSMGSMAPAQPQGGMAFAPHPSMMSAAPPPSAPAPHKTEEDDDEDYDS; encoded by the exons ATGCAGACAGATGAAGAAATCGGCAAAGTGGCTGCAGCAGTACCTGTTATTATTT CGCGAGCCCTGGAGCTTTTTTTGGAATCGTTGCTGACAAAGGCCTGTGAAGTCACCCAGTCAAGGAATGCAAAGACGATGACGACGTCACATCT aaaACAGTGTATTGAACTGGAGCAACAGTTTGATTTCTTAAAAGACCTGGTGGCAACAGTGCCAGACATGCAGGCCGAGGGGGAAGAGAACAACaccgaggggggaggagagaaagtctcccgcag GGGTCGAAAACCAGGATCTGGACGCAAGAATGGAGGTGGCGGCTCCAAAGGCAAGGACAAGAAGTTGTCTGGCACCGAGTCAGAGCAAGAG GACGACTCCGAAGACAGCGAGACGGaaggggacgaggaggacggcTCTCAGTCGAGCACAAATCTACAGGCTGCGGCCAAGTTCCACAG CTCAAGCGCGCCCCCCAACTACATGCACACGGGTAACACAGTTTCAATGGGCAGCATGGCTCCAGCACAGCCACAGGGCGGCATGGCCTttgccccccacccctccatgATGAGCgctgcacctcctccatcaGCCCCTGCGCCGCACAAAACCGAGGAGGACGACGATGAAGACTATGACTCTTAG